The Microbacterium sp. SORGH_AS_0428 genome contains the following window.
TGGAGCTCCTTCGCCGCGACGTAGAGCTCGTCGGAGCTCTTGGCACCGAGAGCCGCGATCTCACCGCGGATCGTGCGGATGTGCTTCGTGGCCTCCGACACGTCGCCCGTGCCCGCCTCCCCCTTCGAGCGGATCATCGCCGCACCCTCGGTGATGCGCCGCAGAGCCTCGCCGAGGTTCGTCGCCCCGCACACGAAGGGAACGGTGAAGCCCCACTTGTCGATGTGGTTGGCGTAGTCCGCCGGCGAGAGCACCTCGGACTCGTCGACGTAGTCCACACCGAGCGCCTGCAGAACCTGAGCCTCCACGACATGACCGATCCGCGCCTTCGCCATGACTGGGATCGACACCGCGGCGATGATCTCGTCGATCAGATCCGGGTCGCTCATCCGCGCCACCCCGCCCTGCGCGCGGATGTCGGCGGGGACGCGCTCGAGGGCCATGACGGCGACGGCGCCCGCATCCTCCGCGATCCGGGCCTGCTCGGCGGTGACCACGTCCATGATCACGCCGCCCTTGAGCATCTCGGCGAGTCCGCGCTTGACGCGCGTGGAACCGGTGAGGGAATCGTTCATCGGGTGCTCCTTCGTCCACGCCACCCCGTGCGGCGTTTTGTCCTAGGCCAGAAAGTAGCATGTCCTACGGCGTAAGCTGTCGTCGATGTCCCTGTCTGACACGCGTCCCGAGATCCGTGGTTCCTCCGCCGCGGAGATCGCCGACAGCGTCCGCGCACTCGTCGAGCGCGGCGAGCTCGCTCCCGGGCAGTCACTTCCTCCGGTCCGGGCGCTTGCCGAGGCGCTGGAGCTCAACCGCAACACGGTCGCGGCGGCCTATCGGCTGCTCACCCAGGCAGGTACCGTCGTCACCCGCGGACGCGGTGGCACGCTCGTCGCCGAGGCCGCGCCCGTCGCGCAGGAGGGCTTCGCCGCCGGCACCGTGCTCCGCGACGTGGGCACCGGCAACCCCGACCCGGACCGCATCCCCGACGCCGTTCCCGCGCTGACACGCGTCGCCCGCCGGCCGGTCCTCTACGGCGAGCCTGTCATCGACCGCGATCTGGAAACCTGGGCACACGACTGGGTGAGCACCGACCTCGCCCCGTCGAACGTGCGCTTGACGATCACGAGCGGGGCGGTCGACGCCGTGGAGCGCCTGCTCGCACAGGCGTTGACGAGGGACGACGCCGTCGCGCTCGAAGACCCCTGCTTCCTGGCCAGCATCCACACCGTGCGTCTCGGTGGCTATCGAGCCGTTCCGGTGCCCGTGGACGCCGAGGGGATGACGATGGACGGGCTTCGCGCGGCGCTCGCCGCGGGCGTCCGCGCGATCGTCTGCACGCCGCGCGCACAGAACCCGACCGGTGCCAGTCTGAGTGCTCGCCGCGCCGCCGAGCTGCGTGCTGTGCTCGAGAACCACCCGTACGTGCTCATCATCGAGGACGACCACTTCTCTCTGCTGTCGCCGCAGCCTTACCACTCGATCATCGGACGCGAGCACCGACGGTGGGCGCTCGTACGGTCGGTCTCGAAGTTCCTCGGGCCCGACATGTGCCTCGCCGTCGCGGCATCCGACCCCGAGACCGCGGACCGTCTTGCACTACGGCTCAGCCCGGGAACCACCTGGGTCAGCCATCTGCTGCAGCGTCTCGCCATCGCGCTCCTCGCCGACGACGCGGTTCAAGACGCGATCCGAGCGACAGGACGTCACTACGCCGACCGCAACCGAGCCTTCGCCGGACGGGCCCGCGAGCACGGCCTCGCCGTCGAGGCGGGCGACGGGCTCAATCTGTGGGTGCCCCTGGGCGTCTCCGCTCGCGCCGTCGCCGAGCGGCTGATGCGCCGCGGCTGGCTGGCACGCACCGGCGACGAGTTCGTGCTCGCGGACGCGCGCGCCACGCAGTATCTGCGTGTGACGGTGCATGATCTCTCCGACGATGACGCCGATCGGCTCATCGTCGACCTCGTCGCGGCCGTGGATGCGGTCGCCGCCACCTCGAAGATGGGATGACTCCGCTGTGAAGGTACTTTCGATCCAGTCCGCCGTCGCCTTCGGCCACGTCGGCAACTCCGCTGCGGTCTTCCCCCTGCAGCGCATCGGCGTCGAGGTTCTGCCGGTGTACACCGTGAACTTCTCGAACCACACCGGATACGGCGCCTGGCGAGGACCGCTCATCGCACCGGACGACGTGCGCGAGGTCATCACGGGCATCGAGGAACGCGGCGTCTTCGAGAAGATCGACGTGGTTCTTTCCGGATACCAGGGCTCCGAGGGCATCGCCGACGTGATCGTCGACGCGGTGGCGCGCGTGAAGGCGGCCAACCCGAACGCCGTCTACGCGTGCGACCCGGTGATGGGCAACGCGAAGTCCGGCTGCTTCGTCGCTCCCGCCATCCCCGAGCTTCTGCGCGAGAAAGTCGTTCCGGTCGCGGACATCATCACGCCGAATCAGTTCGAGCTGGGCTTTCTCACCGGCACCGATCCGCACACGATCGAGGAGACCCTCGCCTCGGCGGATGCCGCCCGCGCGATGGGGCCGGGCACGGTGCTGGTGACGAGCGTCGAACGCCCCGACCGCGAGGAGGGCACGATCGAGATGATGGCCGTCACGCCTCGAGGCGCGTGGATCGTGACGACTCCCCTGCTTCCCATGAAGGCGAATGGTTCCGGCGACGTGACCGCCGCGCTGTTCACGGCGCACTACACGGGCAGCGGCGACGCCGCGGATGCGCTGGCTCGCACCGCGTCCAGCGTGTTCGACCTGCTCGAGGCGACACACCGCTCGGGCGAGCGCGAACTTCAGCTCGTCGAGTCGCAGGAGGCGTACGCGAACCCTCGGATGCAGTTCGCCGTGCGTCAGGTCCGGTGAGGCGCCTCAGCCGCCCGTAGCGGCACGGAAAGCGCTCTCCCACTGCGGAGCGTCCGCGGGGCACAGGAACCCCGTTCCGAAGACCATGATGCTCACGACGTTGCGCTCCGTGGTCGGGTCGCCGTTCGCAAGGGCGGAGATCAACGGGGATGTCGCGATGTGCGTGGCGTAGAGATCGGCGTCCACGTCGTGACCGTTGAGGATCGACGTCTCGCACGCGTCCAACGCGAGAGCGAGGGTGATGCTCTCGAGCTCCGGTGACCAGGTGCCGCCCTGCGACTCGGTGTAGGTCCGCTGCTGTGAGATGAACTCCTGCTGCTCCGGGGTCTTCGGCGTCAGCATCGAGTCGCCGGGGATCTGCTGCTGGGCTTCGAAGAAGGCATCGCGCTCGGCGAAGATGTCGCCGTCGATCAGATCGTCGGACCCGGATTCGCCGGTGGTCTCCGTGGGTTCACCCGAGGGAGCGAGCGCCTGGCCCGCCCCGCTGGACGCGGGCAGCGGGGTGAACTGGCATCCCGCCAAAGGCACCAGAGCAAGCAGCAGCATGGGTGCGATGAAGCGGACGGAACGTGTGCGCATGAGAGACCCCCGGACTCGTGGAACGATGCCCGCCACGCTATCGGCAGGCCATGGCTCGCGCCGGGGGCTTGTGGAGAACGCTCAGAGCGGCCATGCGTCCGCGAGCGAGCGGCGCACATCGCCGAGCAGCTGCGGCAGCGCCTTGGTGCGCGCGATGATCGGGAAGAAGTTCGCGTCGGTCGCCCACCGCGGCACGACATGCTGGTGGAGATGGCCCGCCACCCCCGCGCCGGCGACAGCGCCCTGGTTCATGCCGATGTTGAACCCGTCGCATCGGGACGTCTCGCGCAACACGCGCATCGCGGTCTGGGTGAGCGCACCGATCTCCGCGACCTCGTCCGCATCCGCCTGATCGTAGGTGGGGATGTGTCGGTACGGACACACCAGCAGGTGGCCGGAGTTGTAAGGGAACAGGTTCAGCAGGACGTACGCGCGCACCCCGCGATGGACGATGAGTCCGTCCTCGTCGCTCTTGTGGGGCGCCGCGCAGAACGGGCACTGCTCGGAGTGCGGCTCGGGACCTGCCTGGATGTAGGCCATGCGGTGCGGAGTCCACAGCCGCTGGAACTCGTCCGGCACGCCGGGCAGATCGGATGCGGCGATCAGCGCCGCATCCGTCTGCTCCGGCTCGGACCTCACGCGAGATCCTCCGCGGTGTTGACGAGGGTCTTCTCGGCGATCGCCCGCTGGATCATCGCGATCGCGTCATCGACCGGGATCCCGTTGGTCTGCGTTCCGTCACGGAAGCGGAAGGAGACGGTGCCGGCGCTGCGGTCCTGCTCCCCCGCGATCAGCTGGATCGGAACCTTCTGCGTGGTGTGCGTGCGGATCTTCTTCTGCATCCGGTCGTCGGAGTGATCGACCTCCGCCCGGACGCCCGACACCTTGAGGCGCTCGACGATCCCGTCCAGGTAGTCCGCGAACTGCTCTGCGACCGGGATGCCCACGACCTGCACCGGCGAGAGCCAGACGGGGAAGGCCCCCGCGTAGTGCTCGAGCAGGATGGCGAAGAAGCGCTCGATCGAGCCGAACAGCGCACGGTGGATCATGATCGGGCGGTGCTTCTCACCGTCGGGCCCCGTGTACTCGAGTCCGAAGCGCTCGGGAAGGTTCGGGTCCACCTGAACGGTCGACAGCTGCCAGGTGCGGCCGATGGCGTCGCGGGTCTTGAGATCGATCTTCGGCCCGTAGAAGGCGGCCTCGCCCGGCACTTCGGTGAGCTTCAGGCCACTCGCCATGGCGACATTGCGCAACGCGTTCGTAGAGTACTCCCAGAACTCGTCCGACCCGATCCACTTCGACTTCTCGTCGTCGCGCATCGACAGTTCGAGTTCGAAGTCCTCGAGACCGAAGTCGCGGAGCATCGAGATGACGAACTCCAGCACGCGGGTCGCCTCGGTCTCGAGCTGATCGGGGGTGACGAACAGGTGCGAGTCGTCCTGGGTGAACCCCCGAACGCGCGTGAGGCCGTGCAGGGCGCCCGAGAGCTCGTTGCGGTAGACGGTGCCGTTCTCGGCGAGGCGCATCGGCAGGTCGCGGTAGCTGCGACCGCGCTCCTTGTAGATCAGGATGTGCATCGGGCAGTTCATCGGCTTGAGGTAGTACTCCTGGCCGACCTTCGTGACGTTGCCCTCCGCGTCGCGCTCCTCGTCCATGGTGATGGGCGGGAACATGCCCTCCCGGTATGTCACCAGGTGGTTGGAGGTGATGAACAGATCTTCCTTGGAGATGTGCGGGGTGTAGACGTAGGTGTAGCCGCCTTCCACGTGCCGACGGCGGGCATGCTGCTCCATCTCGCCGCGGACGATGCCGCCCTTGGGGTGCCAGACACTGAGACCGGAGCCGATCTCGTCGGGGAACGAGAACAGGTCGAGTTCCTTGCCGAGCTTGCGGTGGTCGCGCTTCGCCGCCTCCTCCAGTCTGTGCTGGTAGGCGCGCAGGTCGTCCTTGGTGGCCCACGCGGTGCCGTAGATGCGCTGCAGCTGCGGGTTCTTCTCGCTGCCGCGCCAGTACGCGCCGGCGATGCGCTGCAGATCCCAGCCGTTGCCGATGACACGGGTGCTCGGCACGTGGGGCCCGCGGCAGAGGTCCTTCCAGACCGTCTCGCCATCCCGGTTCACGTTGTCGTAGATCGTGAGCTCGCCCGCGCCGACCTCGACCGACGCCCCCTCGGCCGCTTCCTTCTTGCCGCCCTTCAGACCGATCAGCTCGAGCTTGAAGGGCTCATCGGCGAGCTCCGCGCGCGCCTCGTCGTCGGTGACGACTCGGCGCACGAAACGCTGGTTCTCGCGGACGATCCGCTCCATCTCCTTCTTGATGGCCTTGACGTCCTCCGGCGTGAAAGGGGTGTCGGTGCCGAAGTCGTAGTAGAAGCCGTCGGCGACGGGCGGGCCGATGCCGAGGTTCGTCTGCGGTTTGATCCGCTGCACGGCCTGTGCGAGCACGTGCGCGGTGGAGTGCCGGAGGATGGCCAGGCCATCCTCGGACGAGATCGTGACCGGCTCGACGACGTCGG
Protein-coding sequences here:
- a CDS encoding HIT domain-containing protein, giving the protein MRSEPEQTDAALIAASDLPGVPDEFQRLWTPHRMAYIQAGPEPHSEQCPFCAAPHKSDEDGLIVHRGVRAYVLLNLFPYNSGHLLVCPYRHIPTYDQADADEVAEIGALTQTAMRVLRETSRCDGFNIGMNQGAVAGAGVAGHLHQHVVPRWATDANFFPIIARTKALPQLLGDVRRSLADAWPL
- the pdxY gene encoding pyridoxal kinase PdxY, with translation MKVLSIQSAVAFGHVGNSAAVFPLQRIGVEVLPVYTVNFSNHTGYGAWRGPLIAPDDVREVITGIEERGVFEKIDVVLSGYQGSEGIADVIVDAVARVKAANPNAVYACDPVMGNAKSGCFVAPAIPELLREKVVPVADIITPNQFELGFLTGTDPHTIEETLASADAARAMGPGTVLVTSVERPDREEGTIEMMAVTPRGAWIVTTPLLPMKANGSGDVTAALFTAHYTGSGDAADALARTASSVFDLLEATHRSGERELQLVESQEAYANPRMQFAVRQVR
- a CDS encoding aminotransferase class I/II-fold pyridoxal phosphate-dependent enzyme yields the protein MSLSDTRPEIRGSSAAEIADSVRALVERGELAPGQSLPPVRALAEALELNRNTVAAAYRLLTQAGTVVTRGRGGTLVAEAAPVAQEGFAAGTVLRDVGTGNPDPDRIPDAVPALTRVARRPVLYGEPVIDRDLETWAHDWVSTDLAPSNVRLTITSGAVDAVERLLAQALTRDDAVALEDPCFLASIHTVRLGGYRAVPVPVDAEGMTMDGLRAALAAGVRAIVCTPRAQNPTGASLSARRAAELRAVLENHPYVLIIEDDHFSLLSPQPYHSIIGREHRRWALVRSVSKFLGPDMCLAVAASDPETADRLALRLSPGTTWVSHLLQRLAIALLADDAVQDAIRATGRHYADRNRAFAGRAREHGLAVEAGDGLNLWVPLGVSARAVAERLMRRGWLARTGDEFVLADARATQYLRVTVHDLSDDDADRLIVDLVAAVDAVAATSKMG
- the thrS gene encoding threonine--tRNA ligase is translated as MTDLTPAAVAYPADGFALFPDRSVIALRVNGELKDLATTIAETDVVEPVTISSEDGLAILRHSTAHVLAQAVQRIKPQTNLGIGPPVADGFYYDFGTDTPFTPEDVKAIKKEMERIVRENQRFVRRVVTDDEARAELADEPFKLELIGLKGGKKEAAEGASVEVGAGELTIYDNVNRDGETVWKDLCRGPHVPSTRVIGNGWDLQRIAGAYWRGSEKNPQLQRIYGTAWATKDDLRAYQHRLEEAAKRDHRKLGKELDLFSFPDEIGSGLSVWHPKGGIVRGEMEQHARRRHVEGGYTYVYTPHISKEDLFITSNHLVTYREGMFPPITMDEERDAEGNVTKVGQEYYLKPMNCPMHILIYKERGRSYRDLPMRLAENGTVYRNELSGALHGLTRVRGFTQDDSHLFVTPDQLETEATRVLEFVISMLRDFGLEDFELELSMRDDEKSKWIGSDEFWEYSTNALRNVAMASGLKLTEVPGEAAFYGPKIDLKTRDAIGRTWQLSTVQVDPNLPERFGLEYTGPDGEKHRPIMIHRALFGSIERFFAILLEHYAGAFPVWLSPVQVVGIPVAEQFADYLDGIVERLKVSGVRAEVDHSDDRMQKKIRTHTTQKVPIQLIAGEQDRSAGTVSFRFRDGTQTNGIPVDDAIAMIQRAIAEKTLVNTAEDLA
- the pdxS gene encoding pyridoxal 5'-phosphate synthase lyase subunit PdxS, producing the protein MNDSLTGSTRVKRGLAEMLKGGVIMDVVTAEQARIAEDAGAVAVMALERVPADIRAQGGVARMSDPDLIDEIIAAVSIPVMAKARIGHVVEAQVLQALGVDYVDESEVLSPADYANHIDKWGFTVPFVCGATNLGEALRRITEGAAMIRSKGEAGTGDVSEATKHIRTIRGEIAALGAKSSDELYVAAKELQAPYELVAEVARTGTLPVVLFTAGGVATPADAAFMMQLGADGVFVGSGIFKSGNPAQRAAAIVKATTFFDDPAVIADASRGLGEAMVGINVADLPAPHRLADRGW